The sequence AATTAGGCCATCGCTGGGAAGATTCAAAGGTGCATTTACCGCTTATCACCTACTTAAACGGTGAGTTATTCGGTCGCCCAAATGCAGGTGTCGATATGACCTTTAACTTCAGTCAGTTAGTATCTCATGTCGCTAAAACCCGTCCATTGGGTGCGGGCGCCATTATCGGGTCTGGTACGATTTCTAACTATGACCGCAGTGCAGGTTCGAGCTGCTTAGCTGAAAAACGTATGCTCGAAGTGATTGCCGACGGTAAAGCGAGCACACCGTTTATGCGCTTTGGCGATACAGTGCGTATTGAAATGCTCGATGACAATGGCGTGTCTATTTTTGGCTCAATCGATCAAAAAGTGGTTGAGTACAAGGCGTAAGGCTTTTTATTTGAAAATGGATAGATAATATCGACGGGGCTATATAGCCCCGTTTTTATCAGAATTTTATAAGGACAGCGTGAGATGATACTTTACGGTTATTGGCGCTCTAGCGCGGCCTATCGTGTGCGTATCGCCCTCAATCTTAAAGGTGTGAGCGCCGAGCAGTTGTCGGTGCATTTAGTGCGTGATGGTGGCGAACAACATAAAGCGGATTATATTGCGTTAAATCCGCAGGAGCTGGTGCCTACACTGGTGGTTGATGATGAGCAGGACGGTGATGCGTTAACCCAATCTTTGGCGATTATCGAATATCTGGATGAGCTATATCCTAAAACGCCGCTATTGCCAGCCTCGGCCCTTGAGCGTGCCCATGTACGCGCCATGGCGTTAACTATCGCCTGCGAAATTCACCCCCTCAATAATCTGCGTGTATTGCAATATTTAACGCAAAAGTTGACCGTGAATGAAGAGGCTAAAAGTGCTTGGTATCACCACTGGGTGGCGACAGGATTTACGGCGCTTGAAACCCAATTAGTACGTCACAGTGGCCGTTATTGCTTTGGGGATAAGGTGACTATTGCAGATTTGTGTTTAGTGCCGCAGGTGTATAATGCCCAGCGTTTTAACGTGGATTTAACGCCTTATCCGAACATTATGCGAGTGTGGGCCGAATGCAATCAGTTACCAGCCTTTGCGGATGCGGCGCCCGAGCGCCAAGCCGATGCGGTTTAATCCGTCGTTACGTGCTAAATCAGTGCTATGAAACCGATTACGAAGTGGTGTCAGTCGATGTCACTTCTGTGTTTCTAACTTATTAAAGCGGATTTTAGCCAATGACTGAAACCGAATTAAGCGAACGATTGCGCACATGGCTAAGCCAAGATAACGAACGGATGCGAGCGCTTGAGTTAGTATTGCAATGCGCTCAAGTGCATGACATGCCGCAGTGGTGTATTGCGGCCGGATTTGTTCGAAATTTGGTGTGGGACAAGTTGCATGGTTTCGACCGCCAGCCATTAAACGATATCGATCTCATTTACTATTGTCCCTTGGATGCCAGACCCGAGCGGGACTGGGCGATAGAAGCCTGTCTGCGAGCTTGTGCACCAGAGTTACCCTGGTCAGTAAAAAATCAGGCGCGAATGCACCTTAAAAATCATGATAATCCCTATCAGTCATCCTCAGATGCCATGGCCTATTGGCCCGAAATGGAAACCGCTGTCGGTGTGTCACTTAACCCTACGCTTAAGACTTCAGCTTCTGTCATTGAGAACTTACAAATCGTTGCACCCTTTGGCTTAGCCTCATTACTTGCCTTAACATTAACTCGAAATCCTCGGCGTAGTTTGGCGGTATTTGAGCAGCGCATTATCGCAAAGGGCTGGCTTTCACAATACCCACAACTTGTTTTAGCCAACTAAGCCATTTAATCAACATTAGACGAGTGGCTTATTCTATTGTTCGCAGATAAATGCATGTGAGCAGGAATGAGCGTTTCTGACGTCGATATCTTAACTATACCTCTTGACCTACTTTGTATGACCTTTTAGTGGTTTCTTACTGTTGATAGTAGTCAACTTCCATCTTTTTAATCTCAGTTGATGTAAATGAAATGTAAAGGGCGATATTGGCTGTTTATCCCTTATTACTCCTTGTGGAGGTAATTAGTCATGTCTAATGCACGCGCTCGCTCACAAAAAACTAACTGGTATTATCAATAAATGTTTGCTTAGCGTGATTTGGATCTCAATGGTCATACCTAAAAATAAGTAGCACCACTTAATTTTGATTTGGATCAATAATGTAAAGAAATTTATCTGGCAGTGTAGGCGTCAATTGTTAAGGATGTAATGTAAAACAAAAACCAATGTTGTACATATGGAGTATGATGATGAATAAAACTACTGTTTCTACACTGATCGCTGCCACCCTGTTAGCTGCTGGTTTCTCTGCTTCTGTTTCTGCCCACCAAGCAGGCGATATTATTGTTCGTGCTGGTGCAGTGGTTGTTGCGCCAAATGAATCGAGTGATGATGTTGCAGGTAATGGTGAGTTTCAAATTAGCAATAACACTCAACTAGGCTTAAATTTTGGTTATATGCTGACCGATAATTTTGGTGTAGAGCTATTAGCTGCGACACCTTTTAGCCATGATGTATCTTTAGCTGGTATTGGCAAAATTGCAGAAACGAAACATTTACCTCCAACTCTAGTGGCGCAGTATTATTTCGGTAATGCCCAATCTACATTACGTCCATATGTGGGCGTTGGTGTGAACTACACTAACTTCTTCGACAATGAATTCACTAACGATTTAAATGGCGCGTTAACTGACTTAAGCATGAGCACTTCATGGGGCTTAGCGGCTCAAGTGGGTCTGGATTACCAAGTCAATAAAAACTGGTTAGTGAACGCTTCAGTATGGTATGCCCAGATTAGCACTGATGTAGAATTTAAATTGGGTGGTAAACCAGTGACTATTGAAACAGATATTAACCCATGGGTTTATATGGTTAGCGTGGGTTACACTTTCTAATTATCTGATTAGAAAATTAAAAAAGGAGCCAGCGGCTCCTTTTTTGTTTTTCGCAGTTTTATAAAATAAAACGCGGAACAACACTACTTTTTGGCCTTTTTCGGCTTCCAGTGTCGAGTGTTATAGATAAACTCCGGCAGTAATTTAGTCAGCCAAGCCACTAAGCGCCAACGCTTGGTTACATAGACACGGCGTTTACCTTGCTGCATAGCCTTAATGATTTGCGCGGCGACTTGCGGGAG comes from Shewanella oneidensis MR-1 and encodes:
- the maiA gene encoding maleylacetoacetate isomerase, with product MILYGYWRSSAAYRVRIALNLKGVSAEQLSVHLVRDGGEQHKADYIALNPQELVPTLVVDDEQDGDALTQSLAIIEYLDELYPKTPLLPASALERAHVRAMALTIACEIHPLNNLRVLQYLTQKLTVNEEAKSAWYHHWVATGFTALETQLVRHSGRYCFGDKVTIADLCLVPQVYNAQRFNVDLTPYPNIMRVWAECNQLPAFADAAPERQADAV
- the ompW gene encoding outer membrane protein OmpW; translated protein: MMNKTTVSTLIAATLLAAGFSASVSAHQAGDIIVRAGAVVVAPNESSDDVAGNGEFQISNNTQLGLNFGYMLTDNFGVELLAATPFSHDVSLAGIGKIAETKHLPPTLVAQYYFGNAQSTLRPYVGVGVNYTNFFDNEFTNDLNGALTDLSMSTSWGLAAQVGLDYQVNKNWLVNASVWYAQISTDVEFKLGGKPVTIETDINPWVYMVSVGYTF
- a CDS encoding nucleotidyltransferase family protein, with amino-acid sequence MTETELSERLRTWLSQDNERMRALELVLQCAQVHDMPQWCIAAGFVRNLVWDKLHGFDRQPLNDIDLIYYCPLDARPERDWAIEACLRACAPELPWSVKNQARMHLKNHDNPYQSSSDAMAYWPEMETAVGVSLNPTLKTSASVIENLQIVAPFGLASLLALTLTRNPRRSLAVFEQRIIAKGWLSQYPQLVLAN